The Pseudomonas chlororaphis subsp. piscium genome contains the following window.
TTCAACGATCTGCCGGCCAATAGCTGCCAGGCGATGCCGGTGGCGGTCTTGCGCTTGATCGAGGTGGGCCAGCAATTGTCGCGGGACAGCCAGGGCTCCTTCGATCTGACGGTCGAGCCCTTGCTCAATCTCTGGGGCTTCGGCCCGCAGGGGCGCGGGGAGATGGTGCCGAGCGATGAGGCACTGGCGCAGGCGCGGCAACGAGTCGGCTATACCCATCTGCGCATCGAGGGCGACCGGCTGTGCAAGGACGCCGCGGTCGAGGTGGACTTCAACAGCATCGCCGCCGGTTATGCGGTGGACCGGATTGCCGCCAGGCTCGCGGAAATGGGCATTGACAGTTACCTGGCCGAAGCCACGGGCGAGCTCAAGGCAGTCGGCAGGAAACCCGACGGTTCGGCCTGGCGCATAGCCCTGGAGGAGCCGCGGGACGATCGACAGGTGGCCGAGCGGGTCATAGCTGTCGACGGTTATGGGGTTTCGACTTCCGGCGACTACCGCAATTATTTCCAGCGCGACGGGCAGCGTTATTCCCACACCTTCGACGCCCGTACCGGCAGGCCTGTCGAGCATGGGCTGGCCTCGGTCACGGTGATTCATCCCGCGGCCGTGATGGCCGATGGTCTGTCGACCCTGTTGTTGATCCTTGGCCCCGAGCGCGGTTGGGACTACGCAGAAAAACACGATATCGCCGCATTTTTTGTGATTCGCGCCGATACAGGCTTCGTCACACGCAGCAATCGCGCGTTTGATCGCCTGTTTGCCGGACAAAAGCAGTAATCTTGCGCGGTGCCGCGGCGCGATGTCGCAGGCAAAAGTAGCCGGCGACGCGACCAAGGGTTAATGTGCGCGGCGTTGACGCTTCTATAGACTGTGCCCGGGTTCGTAACCGAGCCAAATTGATCCTTCATGCCGCTGGCCGCGACATGATTT
Protein-coding sequences here:
- a CDS encoding FAD:protein FMN transferase, whose amino-acid sequence is MALAGCDRGDSLESFGGPTMGSTYSIKYVRRAGQAAPSEVQTQVEQILAEVDRQMSTYRSDSDIERFNDLPANSCQAMPVAVLRLIEVGQQLSRDSQGSFDLTVEPLLNLWGFGPQGRGEMVPSDEALAQARQRVGYTHLRIEGDRLCKDAAVEVDFNSIAAGYAVDRIAARLAEMGIDSYLAEATGELKAVGRKPDGSAWRIALEEPRDDRQVAERVIAVDGYGVSTSGDYRNYFQRDGQRYSHTFDARTGRPVEHGLASVTVIHPAAVMADGLSTLLLILGPERGWDYAEKHDIAAFFVIRADTGFVTRSNRAFDRLFAGQKQ